Proteins encoded within one genomic window of Candidatus Hepatobacter penaei:
- the ileS gene encoding isoleucine--tRNA ligase — translation MTTPPRDLSVFLPKTSFGMRGFLSKKEPEMLAFWRDIQLEEKRRTHNKHGQPFILHDGPPYANGHLHLGHAVNKIAKDIINRFWWMQGRSIAFRPGWDCHGLPIEAKVEEAFRKQGQEKKDVAPLAFRKACRAFAQKWIEIQRDEFKRMGLSGPFDDPYTTMTPDAEAAIVRSFLDLVEQQQVYRGLKPVLWSPVEETALAEAEVEYKDVTSHTVFAGLPFTDQAPPTLQGAKALIWTTTPWTLPANRAVAYGDFPYVAVRITQAADPTIHGQTYVMAAPCVKAVCEVAGVTSYEEVARLTPHDLEGLYVRHPLFHQGYDITVPLLKAAYVTADTGTGLVHTAPDHGLEDFSLGQEHNLPLADLLRPNGVFKDHVPLVGGHHLYKVAPVVIEALKQEGTLFHHDNLRHSYPHSWRSKTPLIYRATPQWFLRLDGTPSLRQQALNAIKRVQFFPASGQNRLTAMVESRPDWCLSRQRTWGVPLMLFIHQDTGDLLVDPRVNAHMVARVKDEGCDFWWDTSAEDLLAPFGLHGYAKVTDIVDVWFESGLTQAFVLNDSLWPADLYLEGSDQHRGWFQSSLVLGCALRGGAPFKALLTHGFLTDGDGQKMSKSGGNNVSPQEIIQEKGADLLRLWTASANIYEDIKFSPNAFKSAEDTYRRLRNTFRFLLGNLADTTPLSCDLATLDFLDAWMLARLDQVHRGVVEALSRYNPGEAVALIHHFCNTDLSSFYFDVRKDVLYCEGQDSPQRQHCLFVLWHLLRHTMMWIAPFLPFTAEDIFQTAKQELPNLTHDWPESVHLMHLPTPNAAWQRDDLLTDMAALRDMRKHVTHALEHVRAQGDIRSSLEAHPQLIVTDADLERLCQRLGTSFLATLCITSSCSLHKRTEAPEPSSQDNAASSSGLLWTAAAAEGIHIAIHRADGDKCERCWRFEALNAQSLCPRCAEVVGDVYKKAT, via the coding sequence ATGACCACCCCACCCCGCGATCTCTCTGTTTTTTTGCCCAAAACCTCTTTTGGGATGCGTGGATTTTTGTCTAAGAAAGAGCCTGAGATGCTGGCATTTTGGAGGGACATCCAGCTTGAAGAGAAACGACGCACACACAATAAGCACGGTCAGCCCTTCATCTTGCACGACGGCCCCCCTTACGCCAACGGGCACCTGCACTTAGGCCACGCTGTAAACAAAATCGCGAAAGATATCATCAACCGTTTTTGGTGGATGCAGGGGCGCAGCATCGCCTTTCGGCCAGGCTGGGATTGTCATGGCCTGCCCATCGAAGCTAAGGTCGAAGAAGCGTTTCGCAAACAGGGACAAGAAAAAAAAGACGTAGCGCCCTTGGCGTTTCGCAAGGCGTGTCGTGCGTTTGCCCAAAAGTGGATTGAAATCCAGCGTGATGAATTTAAGCGCATGGGCCTGTCAGGCCCCTTTGATGACCCCTACACCACCATGACGCCCGACGCTGAAGCGGCTATTGTGCGCAGCTTTTTAGATCTTGTGGAACAACAACAAGTGTATCGCGGCCTTAAACCCGTTTTGTGGTCACCGGTGGAAGAAACCGCCCTGGCCGAGGCGGAGGTGGAATATAAGGACGTCACATCCCACACTGTGTTTGCAGGCCTGCCCTTTACAGATCAGGCCCCACCCACGCTGCAAGGCGCGAAGGCGCTTATCTGGACCACCACGCCATGGACCCTGCCGGCCAACAGAGCTGTGGCCTATGGTGATTTCCCTTATGTAGCTGTGCGCATCACCCAGGCCGCTGACCCCACCATCCATGGCCAAACCTATGTGATGGCAGCACCATGCGTAAAGGCTGTGTGCGAGGTTGCAGGCGTGACCTCCTATGAAGAGGTGGCACGCCTCACCCCCCATGACCTTGAGGGGCTTTATGTCAGGCACCCCCTGTTTCATCAAGGCTATGACATCACTGTGCCCTTGCTGAAGGCTGCGTATGTCACGGCAGACACAGGCACAGGCCTGGTCCACACCGCGCCCGACCACGGCTTAGAGGATTTTTCTCTCGGGCAAGAGCATAACCTGCCCCTGGCAGATCTTTTGCGCCCTAATGGTGTGTTTAAAGACCACGTGCCATTGGTGGGCGGCCACCATCTTTATAAAGTGGCGCCGGTGGTGATAGAGGCCCTGAAGCAAGAGGGAACCCTGTTTCACCATGACAACTTACGTCACAGCTATCCTCATTCATGGCGCTCGAAAACGCCCTTGATTTATCGCGCCACACCGCAATGGTTTTTGCGTCTAGATGGCACACCTTCCTTAAGGCAACAAGCTCTGAACGCCATCAAGCGGGTACAGTTTTTTCCTGCCTCTGGGCAAAATCGTTTAACCGCCATGGTGGAGAGCCGACCTGACTGGTGCTTGTCGCGCCAACGGACGTGGGGGGTGCCCCTCATGCTGTTTATCCATCAAGACACGGGTGATCTTTTGGTTGACCCCCGCGTCAATGCGCATATGGTGGCCCGCGTTAAAGACGAGGGGTGCGATTTTTGGTGGGACACCAGTGCCGAGGATCTTTTAGCGCCCTTTGGCCTGCACGGCTATGCCAAGGTGACCGACATTGTGGATGTGTGGTTTGAATCGGGCCTCACACAAGCCTTTGTGCTGAACGACAGCCTCTGGCCTGCAGACCTTTATCTGGAAGGCTCGGATCAACACCGTGGATGGTTTCAATCATCGTTGGTGTTAGGGTGTGCGCTGCGCGGCGGGGCCCCTTTTAAGGCATTGCTTACCCATGGCTTCCTCACAGATGGTGACGGACAAAAGATGTCAAAATCAGGCGGCAATAACGTCTCCCCCCAGGAGATCATTCAGGAAAAAGGCGCGGATCTCTTACGTCTGTGGACGGCCTCTGCTAACATTTATGAAGATATCAAATTCAGCCCCAATGCTTTCAAAAGCGCCGAAGACACCTATCGACGCTTGCGCAACACCTTCCGCTTTTTACTGGGCAACCTGGCAGACACAACGCCTCTCTCATGCGATCTGGCGACGCTCGACTTTTTAGATGCCTGGATGCTGGCCCGCCTGGATCAAGTTCACCGGGGCGTTGTGGAGGCTCTCTCTCGCTATAACCCTGGTGAGGCGGTGGCCCTGATTCATCATTTTTGCAACACCGATCTGTCCTCGTTCTATTTCGATGTTCGCAAAGATGTGTTGTATTGCGAAGGCCAAGACAGTCCCCAAAGACAGCATTGCCTTTTTGTGTTGTGGCACCTGTTGCGTCACACCATGATGTGGATCGCGCCCTTCCTCCCGTTTACGGCAGAAGACATTTTTCAGACAGCCAAACAAGAATTACCCAACCTTACCCACGATTGGCCCGAAAGTGTCCATTTGATGCACCTGCCCACCCCCAACGCTGCATGGCAAAGGGATGACCTTTTAACAGACATGGCAGCCTTGCGCGATATGCGCAAGCACGTGACTCATGCCCTTGAACACGTCCGCGCGCAGGGGGACATTCGCTCTTCGCTGGAAGCTCATCCTCAATTGATTGTGACCGATGCTGATCTTGAACGCCTGTGCCAACGGCTGGGTACCTCGTTTCTGGCTACGTTGTGCATTACCTCTTCATGTTCTCTTCACAAACGCACCGAAGCTCCTGAACCCAGCTCTCAAGACAATGCCGCTTCATCCTCAGGTCTTTTATGGACAGCGGCGGCGGCAGAGGGCATCCACATAGCTATCCACAGAGCTGATGGCGATAAATGTGAGCGATGCTGGCGTTTTGAAGCGCTAAATGCGCAATCCTTATGTCCCCGATGTGCGGAGGTTGTCGGCGATGTTTACAAAAAAGCCACCTAG